GGCCTGTTCTACCTGGGCATGATCTTCCTGGCCGTCCTGGCTTTGATCACAAGGAACCAACATGATTGAAAGACTAGTCCACTGGTCACGGGTCAAATCCCCATGGGTCCTCCATCTCAATACCGGCGCCTGCAACGCCTGCGACATCGAAATCCTGGCCGCGCTGATGCCGCGTTTCGACCTGGAACGCTTCGGCATTCTGCTCAAGGGAACGCCGCGCCACGCCGACGTCCTCATCTGCACCGGCCCCATCACCCGCCAGAACCGCGACCGGGTCGTGCGCATTTACGAGCAGGTTCCCGACCCCAAGTTCGTCGTAGCCGTCGGCGCCTGCGCCATGTCGGGCTGCGTCTATCGCGGCGCCTACAACTCCATGGGCGGCATCGACCAGGTCTTGCCGGTCAACGCCTACATCCCGGGCTGCCCGATCCGTCCCGATGCCCTGATTGACGGAGTCGTCAAACTCCTCAATTCGCTGAAATGAGGTCAGACATGAATGCCGAAGCCATCGTAGAAAAAATAAACAGTGACATCAAGGACAAGGTCCAGGACGTCGCCATCGTCGCCCCCCGGCGCATCAACGTCAGGGTCGAGCGCGACAAGCTGCTGGCGGTGCTCCGCTACCTGAAGGAGCAGTTCGGCTTCACCCACCTGGCCACCATCAGCGGCGTCGACCTGGGCGAATCCTTCGAAGTGATCTACCACCTGGCCAGCAACCTGGCCACGGTCAACGTCAGGATCCTGGCCCCGCGCAGCGCCCCGACCATCCCCTCCGTATGCTCGGTCATCCCCGGCGCGATCCTGTACGAGCGCGAGTTGCAGGACATGTTCGGCCTGGTGGTCCAGAACATCCCCGATCCGCGGCCGCTGCTGCTGGCCGACGATTGGCCCGCCGGCGAGTACCCGCTGCGCAAGGACTGGCATTTCGAACGGCCGGCCGAAAAAATCCCCGGAGGTAAATAATGGAATTCAAGGTCTCCTTAGGTCCGCAGCACCCCGCCCTGCACGAACCGATCAGCCTGCGCATGACCCTGGACGGCGAGA
This DNA window, taken from Candidatus Aminicenantes bacterium, encodes the following:
- the nuoB gene encoding NADH-quinone oxidoreductase subunit NuoB, with the protein product MIERLVHWSRVKSPWVLHLNTGACNACDIEILAALMPRFDLERFGILLKGTPRHADVLICTGPITRQNRDRVVRIYEQVPDPKFVVAVGACAMSGCVYRGAYNSMGGIDQVLPVNAYIPGCPIRPDALIDGVVKLLNSLK
- a CDS encoding NADH-quinone oxidoreductase subunit C; this translates as MNAEAIVEKINSDIKDKVQDVAIVAPRRINVRVERDKLLAVLRYLKEQFGFTHLATISGVDLGESFEVIYHLASNLATVNVRILAPRSAPTIPSVCSVIPGAILYERELQDMFGLVVQNIPDPRPLLLADDWPAGEYPLRKDWHFERPAEKIPGGK